In Ostrea edulis chromosome 6, xbOstEdul1.1, whole genome shotgun sequence, a single window of DNA contains:
- the LOC125683510 gene encoding uncharacterized protein LOC125683510 — MASSFLGPESPRPLSVVSEGYQTRFRIPHYEEKFCFGKNYEEKMFDLIHKYLELGTTDRFCYIGNIKGSLVERIAEKFCLLEPVMSVIPGHFSYVETGSDKLLSVRVAHTGAEEYFKQLATSKEKVKTVFDKIIIKDGVRYLQNPKECYEHVMQCVDKSGKLLIIHRPGSLNTLPIFQDAKQRLEEVETPYMDIIKDLQDCKFDVQWEVECLPILLPKRKWFSMLQEKFPPQMEILSDSEITSGCRELTEGVLKYEGEIVEFQDRLLFITVSHSALEDGFPKIQRHGRSDTGTFPNLKNLKLNMSVTPDIRKFLKPREKTEEKGKFPWQ, encoded by the coding sequence ATGGCCTCTTCGTTCCTGGGCCCAGAGTCTCCAAGACCCCTTTCGGTCGTATCGGAAGGTTATCAAACTCGCTTCAGAATTCCCCACTATGAAGAGAAATTCTGTTTTGGGAAAAATTACGAGGAAAAAATGTTCGATCTTATTCATAAGTACCTGGAGCTCGGTACAACCGACCGTTTCTGTTACATCGGAAATATAAAGGGAAGTCTGGTGGAGAGGATAGCGGAAAAGTTCTGTCTTCTAGAACCAGTCATGTCCGTGATTCCGGGACATTTCAGTTACGTGGAAACCGGAAGTGATAAACTCCTGTCTGTCCGGGTCGCTCACACAGGAGCGGAGGAGTATTTCAAACAGCTGGCAACCAGTAAAGAAAAAGTGAAAACAGTTTTTGACAAAATCATTATTAAAGATGGAGTTCGTTATCTCCAAAATCCAAAGGAATGTTATGAACACGTGATGCAGTGTGTTGATAAATCCGGGAAACTCCTTATCATCCATAGACCGGGGTCTTTGAATACTCTCCCAATTTTTCAAGATGCAAAACAACGATTGGAAGAAGTGGAAACACCATATATGGACATTATCAAAGACCTTCAGGACTGCAAATTTGATGTGCAATGGGAAGTAGAATGCCTTCCAATTCTTCTGCCAAAGAGAAAATGGTTTTCCATGTTGCAAGAAAAGTTCCCGCCACAAATGGAAATACTTAGCGATTCtgaaatcacttccggttgtcGTGAACTGACAGAAGGGGTTCTTAAATACGAGGGTGAAATTGTAGAATTTCAAGACAGGCTTTTGTTCATCACTGTGTCTCACTCCGCGTTGGAAGACGGGTTCCCTAAGATTCAGAGACATGGTAGAAGTGACACCGGAACCTTTCCTAATCTTAAAAATCTCAAGCTGAATATGTCGGTGACACCCGACATCAGAAAGTTTCTAAAACCACGGGAAAAGACAGAGGAAAAGGGAAAATTCCCCTGGCAGTGA